A section of the Neorhizobium galegae bv. orientalis str. HAMBI 540 genome encodes:
- a CDS encoding AAA family ATPase, with amino-acid sequence MSAINYEIRTPGQGEGFAEDADRPGDFDALRPLPRISIHSFCESEAMQRTMDRMARDRRMAKVNLRVTIGGTSAAANMFSSTPTPNLIILETDAEPKNLLHELTPLAEVCDPSTRVIVVGRYNDISLYRELIRNGISEYLVGPVQMPDMLASISAIFVDPEAEPLGKSIAFIGAKGGVGASTIAHNCAFGISNLFSTETILADLDLPFGTANIDFDQDPAQGIAEAVFAPERLDEVFLDRLLTKCSEHLSLLAAPSLLDRAYDFDRNAFTPIIELLQRSAPMAVLDVPHGWTEWTRAVLSEVDEVVICAVPDLANLRNTKNMIDALKKLRPNDRAPHLILNQVGMPKRPEIAPNDFIEPLEMEPIAILPFDVQLFGNAANSGRMISEIDAKSPAAETFSQIAHIVTGRVAMKKVKKGGLGKMLGMLGRKKA; translated from the coding sequence ATGAGCGCGATCAACTACGAAATCCGCACTCCCGGTCAGGGTGAAGGGTTTGCCGAGGACGCCGATCGTCCCGGCGATTTCGATGCGCTGCGCCCGCTGCCGCGCATCTCCATCCATTCCTTCTGCGAAAGCGAGGCGATGCAGCGCACGATGGACCGCATGGCCCGTGATCGCCGCATGGCCAAGGTCAACCTGCGCGTGACCATCGGTGGCACCAGTGCCGCCGCCAACATGTTTTCGTCCACGCCGACCCCGAACCTCATCATTCTGGAAACCGACGCCGAGCCGAAGAACCTGCTGCATGAGCTCACGCCGCTTGCGGAAGTGTGCGACCCCTCGACCCGGGTCATCGTCGTCGGCCGTTACAACGACATTTCGCTCTATCGCGAGCTGATCCGCAACGGCATCTCGGAATATCTCGTCGGCCCGGTGCAGATGCCCGACATGCTGGCTTCGATCTCGGCGATTTTCGTGGATCCCGAAGCCGAGCCGCTCGGCAAATCGATCGCCTTCATTGGTGCCAAGGGCGGCGTCGGTGCCTCGACCATCGCGCACAACTGTGCTTTCGGTATTTCGAACCTGTTCTCGACCGAGACCATCCTTGCCGACCTCGATCTTCCCTTCGGCACGGCCAATATCGATTTCGACCAGGATCCGGCCCAGGGCATCGCTGAAGCGGTCTTTGCGCCGGAACGCCTGGACGAGGTCTTCCTCGATCGCCTTCTGACCAAGTGCTCCGAGCATCTCTCGCTGCTGGCGGCTCCCTCGCTGCTCGATCGCGCCTATGATTTCGATCGCAACGCGTTCACGCCGATCATCGAGCTCCTGCAGCGCAGCGCACCGATGGCCGTTCTCGACGTTCCGCATGGCTGGACGGAATGGACGCGGGCGGTTCTGTCGGAGGTCGACGAGGTGGTGATCTGCGCGGTGCCGGATCTCGCCAACCTGCGCAACACGAAGAATATGATCGATGCCTTGAAGAAGCTTCGGCCGAACGACCGTGCGCCGCATCTGATCCTCAACCAGGTCGGCATGCCGAAGCGTCCGGAGATCGCTCCGAACGATTTCATCGAGCCGCTGGAGATGGAGCCGATCGCCATCCTGCCGTTCGACGTGCAGCTGTTCGGCAATGCCGCCAATAGCGGCCGCATGATTTCCGAAATCGACGCGAAATCGCCAGCTGCCGAAACCTTCTCGCAGATCGCCCACATCGTCACGGGTCGGGTCGCCATGAAGAAGGTGAAGAAGGGTGGGCTTGGCAAGATGCTCGGCATGCTCGGGCGCAAGAAGGCATAA
- a CDS encoding CpaD family pilus assembly protein, whose translation MTKVTTRSRRRQIAAAFALAASGMLLSACGNSQLTTGAIPDDYRTRHPIVLAEGQSTLDIPIASGDVRLTTGMRDTVKGFAQNFMASPAGVMQIQVPYGSYNSGAAQHLAGDIRRELTRSGIKPQRILMSSYAASPNGDAAPIRLSYVTTKAMTGQCGEWPADLSDNTFGNKNWYNFGCASQNNLAAQVANPTDLIAPRAITPIDAAQRAKVISDYRGESSGTTTP comes from the coding sequence ATGACCAAGGTTACAACCAGGTCCCGTCGCCGCCAGATTGCCGCAGCCTTCGCGCTCGCGGCATCCGGCATGCTCCTGTCGGCCTGCGGCAACAGCCAGCTCACCACCGGCGCCATCCCCGACGACTATCGCACCCGCCATCCGATCGTCCTGGCGGAAGGTCAGTCGACCCTCGATATTCCGATCGCCTCGGGCGATGTCCGCCTGACGACCGGGATGCGCGATACGGTCAAGGGATTTGCACAGAACTTCATGGCGTCGCCTGCCGGCGTAATGCAGATCCAGGTGCCGTACGGCTCCTATAATTCCGGTGCCGCGCAACATCTGGCGGGCGATATCCGCCGTGAACTCACGCGTTCCGGCATCAAGCCGCAGCGGATACTGATGAGCAGCTACGCAGCCTCGCCGAATGGCGACGCAGCGCCGATCCGGCTTTCCTACGTGACGACCAAGGCGATGACCGGCCAGTGCGGCGAGTGGCCGGCGGATCTGTCGGACAACACGTTCGGCAACAAGAACTGGTACAATTTCGGCTGCGCCAGCCAGAACAATCTTGCAGCCCAGGTCGCCAATCCCACGGACCTCATCGCCCCGCGCGCCATCACGCCGATCGACGCAGCGCAGCGCGCCAAGGTCATCAGCGATTATCGCGGGGAATCCAGTGGCACAACGACGCCGTAA
- a CDS encoding TadE/TadG family type IV pilus assembly protein, protein MEEQKPQPQLRHPGLLTRLRQFMTDRRGVGAVEFALIAPLLLSLYITSFEITIGLSVSKRVTRSASTIADLVTRETSVDKTMLTTMKDVTASLFAPYTPNTLSIKITGVTLDANGNPTVAWSWNQDNGRPYVAGSAVPVPPDMHIANSFLVRAEVSVHHELLMFMPGLLPSEVQNITIAREYFYRQRLGNNVACTNC, encoded by the coding sequence ATGGAAGAGCAAAAGCCGCAGCCACAGTTGCGACATCCGGGCCTGTTGACCCGCCTCAGGCAGTTCATGACCGACAGGCGCGGCGTTGGCGCAGTCGAGTTCGCGCTGATCGCGCCGCTGCTTCTCAGCCTCTACATCACGTCCTTCGAGATCACCATCGGCCTCAGCGTTTCCAAGCGGGTGACGCGCAGCGCCAGCACGATCGCCGATCTCGTGACCCGGGAAACGAGTGTCGACAAGACGATGCTCACGACGATGAAAGACGTCACCGCCAGTCTCTTCGCCCCCTATACGCCCAACACGCTCAGCATCAAGATCACGGGAGTGACGCTCGACGCCAATGGCAACCCGACCGTTGCCTGGTCGTGGAACCAGGATAACGGCAGGCCCTATGTAGCCGGCTCTGCGGTCCCGGTGCCGCCCGATATGCACATAGCCAATTCCTTCCTCGTCCGCGCGGAGGTCTCGGTCCACCATGAACTGTTGATGTTCATGCCCGGCCTTTTGCCAAGCGAGGTTCAGAACATCACCATCGCGCGGGAGTATTTCTACCGCCAGCGCCTTGGGAACAACGTCGCCTGCACCAATTGCTGA
- a CDS encoding A24 family peptidase, which produces MITLAILTILPLCLALAAIFDLVSMTIPNRVSAVILVSFLVLAPLAGLSWPEIGMNLVAGLAVFGACFALFAFNVMGGGDAKLLTATAVWFGFNHSLLVFLVTVGYVGGAVTLAFLLLRSQAESVMAMGIPLPSSLVNAKKIPYGIAIAIAGFLTLELAPIHLLAVKAFQ; this is translated from the coding sequence GTGATCACTCTGGCCATTCTTACAATCCTGCCGCTTTGCCTGGCGCTTGCGGCCATCTTCGATCTCGTCAGCATGACGATCCCGAACCGGGTATCAGCGGTTATTCTGGTGTCTTTTCTGGTCCTAGCCCCGCTCGCGGGGCTGTCCTGGCCGGAAATCGGCATGAATCTGGTCGCCGGCCTTGCCGTGTTCGGCGCGTGTTTCGCGCTGTTTGCCTTCAATGTCATGGGTGGCGGCGATGCGAAGCTCCTGACCGCGACCGCCGTCTGGTTCGGCTTCAATCATTCGCTTCTGGTTTTCCTCGTCACCGTCGGTTATGTCGGCGGCGCGGTGACGCTTGCTTTCCTGCTCCTGCGCTCGCAGGCGGAGTCGGTCATGGCCATGGGCATCCCGCTCCCCTCATCCCTCGTCAACGCCAAGAAGATTCCTTACGGTATCGCCATCGCGATCGCCGGCTTCCTGACCCTCGAGCTTGCGCCGATCCATCTCCTGGCCGTGAAGGCGTTTCAATAA
- a CDS encoding CpaF family protein has translation MFGKRGNEGFGKSGSVAPPPAAPAPAVARSAAPEILAEPMRDPVTQRQQISSPPPLAPQSTARKRPARTELYYDTKSQVFSALIDTIDLSQLAKLDAESAREEIRDIVNDIITIKNFAMSISEQEELLEDICNDVLGYGPLEPLLARDDISDIMVNGAGQTFIEVAGKTIESDIRFRDNSQLLSICQRIVSQVGRRVDESSPICDARLPDGSRVNVIAPPLAIDGPALTIRKFKKDKLTLDQLVKFGAITPEGAVLLQIIGRVRCNIVISGGTGSGKTTLLNCLTNYIDREERVITCEDTAELQLQQPHVVRLETRPPNIEGEGEITMRDLVKNCLRMRPERIIVGEVRGPEVFDLLQAMNTGHDGSMGTIHANTPRECLSRMESMIAMGGYSLPAKTVREIISGSIDVIIQAARLRDGSRRITQITEVMGMEGDVIITQDLMRYEIDGEDANGRLIGKHMATGIMKPHFWDRARYYNEEKRLSAALDAMEKTKD, from the coding sequence ATGTTTGGAAAACGCGGAAACGAGGGATTTGGGAAGAGCGGCAGCGTCGCGCCGCCGCCGGCTGCGCCAGCGCCCGCCGTGGCGCGGTCCGCCGCTCCGGAAATCCTTGCCGAGCCGATGCGCGATCCCGTGACCCAGCGGCAGCAGATCTCTTCGCCGCCGCCGCTCGCGCCGCAATCGACAGCCCGAAAGCGCCCTGCGCGCACGGAACTCTATTACGATACCAAGAGCCAGGTCTTCTCGGCCTTGATCGATACGATCGATCTTTCCCAGCTCGCCAAGCTCGACGCCGAAAGCGCGCGCGAGGAAATCCGTGATATCGTCAACGATATCATCACCATCAAGAACTTCGCGATGTCGATCTCCGAGCAGGAGGAACTGCTCGAGGACATCTGTAACGACGTTCTGGGTTATGGCCCGCTGGAGCCGTTGCTTGCCCGCGACGACATCTCCGACATCATGGTCAACGGTGCCGGGCAGACCTTCATCGAAGTCGCCGGCAAGACGATCGAATCCGACATCCGCTTCCGCGACAATTCCCAACTCTTGTCGATCTGCCAGCGCATCGTCAGCCAGGTCGGCCGCCGCGTCGACGAATCCTCGCCGATCTGCGACGCGCGCCTGCCGGACGGATCCCGCGTCAACGTCATCGCGCCGCCGCTCGCCATCGACGGGCCGGCACTCACCATTCGTAAGTTCAAGAAGGACAAGCTGACCCTCGACCAGCTCGTCAAGTTCGGTGCAATCACCCCGGAAGGCGCCGTCCTTCTGCAGATCATCGGCCGGGTCCGCTGCAATATCGTCATCTCCGGCGGCACCGGTTCCGGCAAGACGACGCTGCTGAACTGCCTGACCAACTATATCGACAGGGAAGAGCGGGTCATCACCTGCGAGGATACCGCCGAGCTGCAGCTTCAGCAGCCGCATGTGGTCCGTCTCGAAACCCGTCCGCCGAACATCGAGGGCGAGGGCGAGATCACTATGCGCGATCTCGTCAAGAATTGCCTGCGCATGCGCCCCGAACGCATCATCGTCGGCGAAGTGCGCGGACCGGAAGTATTCGACCTGCTGCAGGCGATGAACACTGGCCACGACGGCTCGATGGGTACGATCCACGCCAACACGCCGCGCGAATGCCTGAGCCGAATGGAATCGATGATTGCCATGGGCGGTTATTCGCTGCCGGCCAAGACCGTGCGCGAGATCATCAGCGGTTCGATCGACGTCATCATTCAGGCGGCCCGCTTGCGCGACGGTTCGCGCCGTATCACCCAGATCACCGAGGTGATGGGCATGGAAGGCGACGTAATTATCACCCAGGACCTGATGCGCTACGAGATCGATGGCGAGGACGCCAATGGCCGCCTGATTGGCAAGCATATGGCAACCGGCATCATGAAGCCGCATTTCTGGGACCGCGCTCGTTATTACAACGAGGAAAAGCGTCTTTCCGCCGCGCTCGACGCGATGGAAAAAACCAAGGACTAA
- a CDS encoding TadE/TadG family type IV pilus assembly protein, translating into MCQDHDDTKSGAPVPVKGRRGAWRRIIRSKDGAAAIEFALLAIPYFLIVFAIVETFIAYTGEQLVANAVDTMARKLRTGNITYGLNRGTDKNQTEFRRAFCAEISILITCSDAEITTPDKLLLDVRSFASFALIPKTIPRSGGDFGELDTSSFAYAPGPAKSINMLRAYYRWDVVTDLIRPYITNVRPANGGRPSYFLIVETSAFRAEDYP; encoded by the coding sequence ATGTGCCAGGATCATGACGATACCAAAAGCGGTGCGCCCGTACCTGTAAAGGGTAGGCGCGGTGCATGGCGGCGGATCATCCGCTCGAAAGACGGAGCAGCGGCGATCGAATTCGCACTGCTCGCCATTCCGTATTTCCTGATCGTCTTTGCGATCGTCGAAACCTTCATCGCCTATACGGGCGAACAGCTTGTCGCCAATGCCGTCGACACGATGGCGCGTAAGCTCAGGACCGGCAATATTACCTATGGGCTCAATCGTGGCACAGACAAGAATCAAACGGAATTCCGCCGCGCTTTCTGCGCCGAAATATCGATCCTGATCACCTGCAGCGACGCAGAAATTACGACGCCGGACAAACTTCTGCTCGACGTCCGCTCGTTCGCGAGCTTCGCATTGATACCGAAGACAATCCCGCGTTCCGGCGGCGATTTCGGCGAGCTCGATACATCTTCCTTCGCCTATGCGCCGGGGCCCGCCAAAAGCATCAACATGCTGCGTGCTTATTACCGCTGGGATGTCGTCACCGATCTGATCCGGCCTTACATCACCAATGTCCGGCCTGCGAACGGCGGACGGCCGAGCTATTTCCTGATCGTCGAGACATCCGCCTTCCGAGCCGAGGACTATCCGTGA
- a CDS encoding Flp family type IVb pilin → MTKIFARFMKDESGATAIEYGLIAALISVALIAGATTLGTSLNTQFTNISKKLNCGTGTTAC, encoded by the coding sequence ATGACCAAGATTTTCGCCCGTTTTATGAAAGATGAGTCTGGTGCGACCGCCATCGAGTATGGTCTTATCGCAGCACTCATCTCCGTTGCTCTGATCGCTGGTGCGACCACCCTCGGCACCTCGCTGAACACCCAGTTCACCAACATCTCGAAGAAGCTTAACTGCGGCACCGGCACCACCGCTTGCTGA
- the cpaB gene encoding Flp pilus assembly protein CpaB has protein sequence MKPTRIIILAVAVVAAGLAGMLAMRLSGTKAPELVETVIQKEPTVKVLVSAENLPIGSRLNDKSMQWASWPSSGVVDGFITDSTRPNAMAELQGVVVRMPMFKGEPMRAEKIADSSSRIMSSLLPSGKRAVATEISVATGAGGFVLPNDRVDIIMVRENKDSGNYITETILSNVRVLAIDQQVQESEDGKKSVVGTTATLELTPDQAKVIAVAQQMAQRLTLALRSVADSQEADTVAPDYLLHGGDGKADIQVIKSGAIVKSTATAVQAK, from the coding sequence ATGAAGCCCACCCGTATCATTATTCTCGCGGTTGCCGTGGTGGCGGCGGGTCTCGCCGGCATGCTCGCCATGCGCCTTTCCGGCACCAAGGCACCCGAACTGGTGGAAACGGTCATCCAGAAGGAGCCGACGGTCAAGGTGCTCGTCTCGGCTGAGAACCTGCCCATCGGCAGCCGGCTGAACGATAAGTCGATGCAGTGGGCGTCCTGGCCCTCAAGCGGCGTCGTCGACGGCTTCATCACCGATTCTACACGGCCGAACGCGATGGCCGAGCTTCAGGGCGTCGTGGTTCGCATGCCGATGTTCAAGGGCGAGCCGATGCGCGCCGAGAAGATTGCCGATTCATCCAGCCGAATCATGTCCTCGTTGCTTCCGTCAGGAAAACGGGCAGTCGCTACCGAGATCTCTGTTGCGACAGGCGCCGGCGGCTTCGTGCTGCCGAATGACCGCGTCGACATCATCATGGTGCGCGAGAACAAGGACAGCGGCAACTACATTACCGAAACCATCCTCAGCAACGTCCGCGTCCTCGCGATCGACCAGCAGGTCCAGGAAAGCGAAGACGGCAAGAAATCGGTGGTCGGCACGACGGCGACGCTGGAACTGACGCCGGATCAGGCAAAGGTCATCGCCGTCGCCCAGCAGATGGCCCAGCGGTTGACGCTCGCGTTGCGCTCTGTCGCGGATTCGCAGGAGGCCGACACGGTCGCCCCTGACTATTTGCTGCACGGGGGCGATGGCAAGGCGGATATCCAGGTCATCAAATCGGGCGCGATCGTCAAGAGCACGGCGACGGCGGTGCAGGCGAAATGA
- a CDS encoding type II secretion system F family protein produces the protein MGLATTLTDPITLLAILVAVAVFATLYTLASPFLEKGDLDKRMKAVSTEREQIRARERARMNSEQSKTSLRAQNNQSVRQIVERFNLRKALVDDNTVNRLRAAGLRSQNALNMFLLARFLLPFVFLAAAIVWIFVLGNLATRPFPIRMLAAIVIAYIGFYAPNIYISNRVKKRQHSIKRAWPDALDLMLICVESGISMEAAMRRVAEEMAQASPPLAEEMVLTTAELSFLQDRRTALENLGIRTQLDIVRAVTQALIQAERYGTPIASALRVLAQEGRDERMNEAEKKAAALPPKLTVPMILFFLPVLIAVILGPAGIQVADKFH, from the coding sequence ATGGGACTGGCAACGACGCTTACCGATCCGATCACGTTGCTCGCCATTCTGGTGGCCGTGGCGGTTTTCGCGACCCTCTACACGCTGGCGAGCCCTTTCCTCGAAAAAGGAGATCTCGACAAGCGCATGAAGGCCGTCTCCACCGAGCGCGAACAGATCCGCGCCCGCGAACGCGCCCGCATGAATTCCGAACAGTCGAAGACGTCGCTGCGTGCGCAGAACAATCAGTCGGTCCGGCAGATCGTCGAGCGCTTCAATCTGCGCAAGGCGCTGGTGGACGACAACACTGTCAACAGGCTTCGTGCCGCCGGTCTGAGGTCGCAGAACGCCCTCAACATGTTCCTGCTGGCCCGTTTCCTGCTGCCCTTCGTTTTCCTTGCGGCCGCTATCGTGTGGATTTTCGTGCTCGGCAACCTCGCTACCCGGCCGTTCCCGATCCGCATGCTGGCGGCGATCGTCATCGCCTATATCGGCTTCTATGCACCGAATATCTACATTTCCAACCGGGTGAAGAAACGCCAGCATTCCATCAAGCGGGCCTGGCCCGACGCGCTCGACCTGATGTTGATCTGCGTGGAATCGGGGATTTCCATGGAAGCGGCGATGCGCCGCGTGGCCGAGGAGATGGCGCAGGCGTCGCCGCCCCTGGCCGAGGAAATGGTGTTGACGACGGCTGAGCTCTCCTTCCTGCAGGACCGCCGCACGGCGCTCGAAAATCTCGGCATCCGCACCCAGCTCGATATCGTCAGGGCCGTTACCCAGGCGCTGATCCAGGCGGAACGCTACGGTACGCCGATCGCCTCGGCGCTGCGCGTACTTGCCCAGGAAGGCCGCGACGAGCGGATGAACGAGGCGGAAAAGAAGGCGGCTGCCCTGCCGCCGAAGCTCACCGTGCCGATGATCCTGTTCTTCCTGCCGGTCCTGATCGCCGTCATCCTTGGTCCGGCCGGCATCCAGGTCGCCGACAAGTTCCACTAA
- a CDS encoding type II secretion system F family protein → MFGLDINVVAIIALVAVAAAAVCYGLLFSRMEVEKKADSRLNRVKSAETDLNKVKDARDRVQELSKRRKSMQDSIKDLEKKQEEKNRKMGDGSLKSKLAQTGLSLTMGRFYMFSVLFGVFVFLVTLIAGLPLLAAVGAAFVSALGLPRWIVGFLVKRRQKKFLEEFPNALDVMVRSIKSGLPLNDSMRLIASDGQEPVKTEFRRVIESQQVGLSIPEACTRMMLTMPLPEVNFFAIVITIQGQAGGNLSEAIGNLSKVLRERKKMKAKVQALSMEAKASAVIIGALPFIVSLLVYLTSPQYISIIFTDPRGHLILLASGVWMSIGIFVMRNMINFDI, encoded by the coding sequence ATGTTCGGGTTGGATATCAATGTCGTGGCGATCATCGCCCTCGTGGCGGTCGCCGCGGCGGCGGTTTGTTACGGGCTGTTGTTCTCCCGCATGGAAGTGGAAAAGAAGGCAGACAGCCGGCTCAACCGGGTGAAGTCGGCGGAAACCGATCTCAACAAGGTCAAGGACGCGCGAGACCGGGTGCAGGAGCTTTCCAAGCGCCGCAAGTCCATGCAGGATTCGATCAAGGACCTGGAGAAGAAGCAGGAAGAGAAGAACAGGAAGATGGGCGACGGCAGCTTGAAATCCAAGCTCGCCCAGACCGGCCTGTCCCTGACGATGGGCCGCTTCTATATGTTCAGTGTTCTTTTCGGCGTCTTCGTCTTCCTCGTCACCCTGATCGCCGGCCTGCCCTTGCTCGCCGCCGTTGGTGCCGCCTTCGTCAGCGCGCTCGGCTTGCCGCGCTGGATCGTCGGTTTCCTGGTCAAGCGTCGCCAGAAGAAGTTCCTGGAGGAATTTCCGAATGCGCTCGACGTCATGGTGCGATCAATCAAGTCCGGCCTGCCGCTCAACGATTCAATGCGACTGATCGCATCCGACGGCCAGGAGCCGGTGAAGACGGAATTCCGCCGCGTCATCGAATCCCAGCAGGTGGGCTTGAGCATTCCCGAAGCCTGCACCCGCATGATGTTGACCATGCCGCTGCCGGAGGTGAATTTCTTTGCGATCGTCATCACCATTCAGGGCCAGGCCGGCGGCAATCTTTCTGAAGCGATCGGCAACCTTTCCAAGGTGCTGCGCGAGCGCAAGAAGATGAAGGCCAAGGTGCAGGCGTTGTCGATGGAAGCCAAGGCTTCGGCGGTGATCATCGGCGCTTTGCCCTTCATCGTATCGCTGCTCGTCTATCTCACCTCGCCTCAGTACATCTCGATCATCTTCACCGATCCGCGCGGGCACCTGATCCTTTTGGCTTCCGGCGTCTGGATGTCGATCGGCATTTTCGTCATGCGCAACATGATCAACTTCGATATCTGA
- a CDS encoding pilus assembly protein N-terminal domain-containing protein — translation MVRLLAICGGVFAGAGHVAAQDQGDLLRVFMNHARVLKLDRPVSKVIVGNSNVADATVADSTTIVLTGRSFGTTNLVLLDAQGNAIADERILVSIDEGNTVRVFRQTERSILSCTPNCEQHAEFKNTASP, via the coding sequence ATGGTCCGACTCCTCGCCATTTGCGGTGGCGTCTTCGCTGGCGCAGGACATGTTGCCGCGCAGGATCAGGGGGATCTTCTGCGCGTATTCATGAATCACGCGCGCGTGCTGAAACTCGACCGCCCGGTCAGCAAGGTCATCGTCGGCAATTCCAACGTCGCCGATGCCACCGTTGCGGATTCCACCACGATCGTTCTCACCGGCCGCAGTTTCGGCACGACCAACCTGGTGCTGCTTGACGCGCAGGGCAATGCGATTGCCGATGAACGCATCCTCGTTTCCATCGACGAAGGCAACACGGTGCGCGTCTTCCGGCAAACGGAACGTTCCATCCTCTCCTGCACACCCAATTGCGAGCAGCACGCCGAGTTCAAGAACACCGCTTCGCCCTGA
- a CDS encoding type II and III secretion system protein family protein, protein MNSLKHKIRSSAAAGLAFCLAFSGISLNIAPFSFEPAQALAAENSVVRINEGGPGIRKRLQLGLNKALVVDLPSDAHDILVADPSMADAVTRTSRRIYLFGKTVGQTNIFVFGPNGEEIVSLDVAIERDISGLEQNLRRFLPESNIKVEIISDNIVLSGSVRTPQDSAQAEKLTTAFLKGGEATTRNITAQGNNGDADIFAENRQKSQIVNLLTIEGEDQVTLKVTVAEVSRQVLKQLGFNGSVAGPKGSISFANPANLGNAVGLAAQGVLSGNIGNVALSTYMNAMEQAGVMRTLAEPSLTAISGQQAKFYVGGEFRLPAQQEVDGQKGTVTQTVNTVDYGIELNFKPVVLSPGRISLVIETNVSEPTYEGSAATGNGASLRIPGNTYMSIRKREASTTVELPSGGSIVIAGLVQDNVRQAMSGLPGISKVPVFGTLFRSKDFVRNETELVIIATPYLVRPVARSEIARPDDNFNPENDAATFFLNRVNKIYGRKEPVATGQYHGAVGFIYK, encoded by the coding sequence GTGAACAGTCTGAAACACAAGATTCGTAGCTCGGCAGCGGCAGGCTTGGCTTTTTGCCTAGCCTTTTCCGGTATTTCTTTGAATATCGCCCCGTTCAGCTTTGAGCCGGCACAAGCTTTGGCGGCCGAAAATAGCGTCGTCCGCATCAACGAAGGTGGTCCGGGCATCCGCAAACGACTGCAGCTCGGCCTCAACAAGGCCCTGGTCGTCGACCTGCCTTCCGACGCTCACGATATTCTGGTCGCCGACCCGAGCATGGCTGACGCGGTGACGCGCACCTCCCGCCGCATCTATCTGTTCGGCAAGACCGTTGGCCAGACCAACATCTTCGTCTTCGGGCCCAACGGCGAGGAAATCGTCAGCCTGGACGTGGCAATCGAACGTGACATTTCTGGCCTCGAGCAGAACCTTCGCCGGTTCCTGCCGGAATCGAACATCAAGGTCGAGATCATCTCGGACAACATCGTGCTGTCAGGAAGCGTGCGCACGCCGCAGGACTCGGCGCAGGCGGAAAAGCTCACCACCGCCTTCCTCAAGGGCGGCGAGGCGACCACCCGAAACATCACGGCTCAGGGCAATAACGGCGATGCGGACATCTTCGCCGAAAACCGACAGAAATCTCAGATCGTCAACCTCCTGACGATCGAGGGTGAAGACCAGGTCACGCTGAAGGTGACGGTTGCGGAAGTCAGCCGGCAGGTGTTGAAGCAGCTTGGTTTCAATGGCTCGGTGGCCGGTCCCAAGGGCTCGATTTCCTTTGCCAATCCCGCCAATCTGGGAAATGCCGTCGGCTTGGCTGCTCAAGGCGTCCTGTCCGGGAACATCGGCAATGTCGCTCTTTCGACTTACATGAACGCCATGGAGCAGGCCGGCGTCATGCGCACGCTTGCCGAACCCAGCCTGACCGCCATTTCGGGCCAGCAGGCAAAGTTCTACGTCGGCGGCGAATTCCGCCTGCCTGCCCAGCAGGAGGTCGATGGCCAAAAGGGGACCGTCACGCAGACGGTCAACACGGTCGACTATGGCATCGAGCTGAACTTCAAGCCCGTCGTTCTGTCGCCCGGGCGCATCAGCCTGGTGATCGAAACCAATGTGTCGGAGCCAACCTACGAAGGTTCTGCCGCGACGGGTAATGGTGCCTCGCTGCGGATCCCCGGCAATACCTACATGTCGATCCGCAAGCGCGAGGCTTCGACCACCGTCGAATTGCCCTCCGGCGGCTCCATTGTGATCGCCGGCCTGGTGCAGGACAACGTCCGACAGGCGATGTCCGGCCTGCCGGGCATTTCCAAAGTGCCGGTGTTCGGCACGCTCTTCCGCAGCAAGGATTTCGTCCGCAACGAAACCGAACTCGTGATCATCGCGACGCCGTATCTGGTCCGTCCCGTTGCGCGCAGCGAGATCGCCCGGCCGGACGACAATTTCAATCCGGAAAACGATGCAGCGACCTTCTTCCTGAACCGCGTCAACAAGATCTACGGCCGCAAGGAGCCCGTCGCGACGGGCCAATATCACGGCGCCGTCGGCTTTATCTACAAGTGA